The proteins below come from a single Phocoena sinus isolate mPhoSin1 chromosome 2, mPhoSin1.pri, whole genome shotgun sequence genomic window:
- the CEBPE gene encoding CCAAT/enhancer-binding protein epsilon → MSHGTYYECEPRAGQQPLEFSGARVGPGELGDMCEHEASIDLSAYIESGEEQLLSDLFAVKPAPEARGLKGPGTPAFPHYLPPDPRPFAYPPHTFGPDRKALGPGIYSTPGSYDPRAVAVKEEPRGPEGSRGASRSGYNPLQYQVAHCGQTAMHLPPALSAPSQPLRVLKAPLAAAAPPCSPLLKAPSPAGASHKGKKAVNKDSLEYRLRRERNNIAVRKSRDKAKRRILETQQKVLEYMAENERLRSRVEQLTQELDTLRNLFRQIPEAANLIKGVGGCS, encoded by the exons ATGTCCCACGGGACATACTACGAGTGCGAGCCCCGGGCTGGCCAGCAGCCACTTGAGTTCTCAGGGGCCCGAGTGGggcctggggagctgggggaCATGTGTGAGCATGAGGCGTCCATCGATCTGTCTGCCTACATCGAGTCTGGGGAGGAACAGCTCCTCTCTGACCTCTTTGCTGTGAAGCCGGCACCTGAGGCCAGAGGCCTTAAGGGCCCTGGAACCCCTGCCTTCCCCCACTACCTGCCGCCTGACCCGCGGCCCTTCGCCTACCCTCCACATACCTTCGGCCCCGACAGGAAGGCCTTGGGGCCTGGCATCTACAGCACCCCAGGGAGCTACGACCCCAGGGCTGTGGCTGTGAAGGAGGAGCCTCGGGGGCCCGAGGGCAGCCGGGGGGCCAGCCGCAGCGGCTACAACCCTCTGCAGTACCAAGTGGCGCACTGTGGGCAGACGGCCATGCACCTGCCCCCGGCCCTGTCAGCACCCAGCCAGCCCTTGCGCGTCCTCAAG GCCCCTTTGGCGGCTGCCGCGCCCCCCTGCAGCCCCCTCCTCAAGGCACCCTCACCGGCCGGCGCCTCGCACAAGGGCAAGAAGGCCGTGAACAAAGACAGCCTGGAGTACCGGCTGCGGCGGGAACGGAACAACATCGCGGTGCGTAAGAGCCGCGACAAGGCCAAGAGGCGCATTCTGGAGACACAGCAGAAGGTGCTAGAGTACATGGCCGAGAATGAGCGTCTGCGCAGCCGCGTGGAGCAGCTGACCCAGGAGCTGGACACCCTTCGCAACCTCTTCCGCCAGATCCCTGAGGCCGCCAACCTCATCAAGGGTGTAGGGGGCTGCAGCTGA
- the SLC7A8 gene encoding large neutral amino acids transporter small subunit 2 isoform X2 — translation MGQLLQCAVGYPGSRRFHSWEAPGPGPDHRHGSCTDLQRNLPRAIFISIPLVTFVYVFANVAYVTAMSPQELLASNAVAVTFGEKLLGVMAWIMPISVALSTFGGVNGSLFTSSRLFFAGAREGHLPSVLAMIHVKRCTPIPALLFTCISTLLMLVTSDMYTLINYVGFINYFFYGVTIAGQIVLRWKKPDIPRPIKVSLLFPIVYLLFWAFLLVFSLWSEPVVCGTGLAIMLTGVPVYFLGVYWQHKPRCFNKFIELLTLVSQKMCMVVYPKVEEDSGTEELQEDMQEQRQPTAPKDKDAEEP, via the exons ATGGGTCAACTGCTCCAGTGTGCGGTGGGCTACCCGGGTTCAAGACGTTTTCACAGCTGGGAAGCTCCTGGCCCTGGGCCTGATCATCGTCATGGGAGTTGTACAGATCTGCAAAG GAATCTTCCCAGAGCCATCTTCATCTCCATCCCACTGGTCACATTTGTGTATGTCTTTGCCAATGTCGCTTATGTCACTGCAATGTCCCCCCAGGAGCTGCTGGCATCAAACGCAGTCGCTGTG ACTTTTGGAGAGAAGCTCCTAGGGGTCATGGCCTGGATCATGCCCATTTCCGTCGCCCTGTCCACATTTGGAGGAGTCAATGGGTCCCTCTTCACCTCCTCCCG GCTGTTCTTTGCTGGAGCCAGGGAGGGCCACCTTCCCAGTGTGTTGGCCATGATCCACGTGAAGCGCTGCACCCCAATCCCAGCCTTGCTTTTCACA TGCATCTCCACCCTGCTGATGCTTGTCACCAGCGACATGTACACGCTGATCAACTATGTGGGCTTCATCAACTACTTCTTCTACGGCGTCACAATTGCTGGACAGATAGTTCTTCggtggaagaagccagacatcCCCCGCCCCATCAAG GTCAGCCTGCTGTTCCCCATCGTCTACTTGCTGTTCTGGGCCTTCCTGCTGGTCTTCAGCCTGTGGTCGGAGCCCGTGGTATGTGGCACCGGCCTGGCCATCATGCTGACAGGGGTGCCTGTCTATTTCTTGGGTGTTTACTGGCAACACAAGCCCAGGTGTTTCAATAAGTTCATTG AGTTGCTGACCCTGGTGAGCCAGAAGATGTGTATGGTTGTGTACCCCAAGGTGGAGGAGGACTCAGGGACAGAGGAGCTACAGGAAGACATGCAGGAGCAGCGGCAGCCCACTGCCCCCAAGGACAAGGATGCAGAGGAGCCCTGA